In Monomorium pharaonis isolate MP-MQ-018 chromosome 3, ASM1337386v2, whole genome shotgun sequence, a genomic segment contains:
- the LOC105830383 gene encoding gametocyte-specific factor 1, translated as MSIVDDVLLCPYNKYHRIPSSRFQRHLVKCEKNFPPDYKVICPYNATHRLSKSEIREHIDTCPMRRTVEGSYIQPSRTYETASRPESDECRDDNYTSYNSY; from the exons ATGAGTATCGTCGACGATGTTCTCTTGTGCCCTTACAACAAGTATCATCGTATACCCAGTTCCAGATTTCAGCGGCATCTCGTAAAATGCGAGAAG AATTTCCCACCTGATTACAAGGTTATTTGCCCGTACAACGCGACTCATCGTCTCAGCAAAAGCGAAATTAGAGAACATATTGATACATGTCCTATGAGACGAACTGTTGAAGGAAGCTACATTCAAC ctTCAAGAACTTATGAAACAGCTTCAAGACCAGAATCAGATGAGTGCAGAGATGACAACTACACCAGTTACAACAGCTATTAA